In Streptomyces longhuiensis, the following proteins share a genomic window:
- a CDS encoding SulP family inorganic anion transporter — MLSRLRAVPGIGAVSSYHRAWLVKDLIAGIVLTTLLVPQGMAYAELAGLPAITGLYTTVLCLLGYAVCGPSRILVLGPDSSLGPMIAATVLPLVAADGDPDRAVALASVLALMVAAIMILASVAKLGFIADLISKPTMIGYMNGLALTILIGQLPKLLGFKVDADNLIGECVGLVQKVADGATVPAAAAVGIGGILLILVLQRWLPKVPAVLVMVVLAIAAAALFELGNHGVDLVGELPDGFPPFTVPDVRVSDLAPLFAGALGIALVSLADTISNASAFAARSGQEVRGNQEMAAIGAANLAAGLFQGFPVSTSGSRTAVAERAGARSQLTGVVGAALIVLMLVLAPGMFRDLPQPALAAVVITASLSLADVRGTVRLWQQRRTECLLAVAAFLGVALLGVLEGIAIAVALSVLNVFRRAWWPYNTVLGRVEGLEGYHDIRSYPHAEQLPGLVILRFDAPLFFANARAFRDEVRRLAHTDPGPRWIVIAAEPMTDVDTTAADVLEGLDRELNAEHVHLVFAELKDPVRHKIERYELTRTIDPRHFFPTVEAAVAAFRRTTDADGTANPPGAEEQ; from the coding sequence GTGCTGTCCCGGCTCCGGGCGGTTCCCGGGATCGGCGCCGTGTCGTCGTACCACCGCGCGTGGCTGGTCAAGGACCTGATCGCGGGGATCGTCCTGACGACGCTGCTGGTGCCACAGGGCATGGCGTACGCCGAGTTGGCGGGTCTGCCGGCCATCACCGGCCTGTACACGACCGTCCTCTGCCTGCTCGGCTACGCCGTGTGCGGGCCTTCCCGCATTCTGGTGCTGGGCCCGGATTCCTCGCTGGGGCCGATGATCGCCGCCACCGTGCTGCCCCTCGTGGCGGCGGACGGGGATCCCGACCGGGCGGTCGCCCTGGCCTCGGTGCTCGCGCTGATGGTGGCGGCGATCATGATCCTGGCCTCGGTGGCGAAGCTCGGCTTCATCGCCGACCTGATCTCCAAACCGACGATGATCGGCTACATGAACGGCCTGGCCCTCACCATCCTGATCGGCCAGCTGCCCAAACTGCTCGGCTTCAAGGTCGACGCCGACAACCTGATCGGGGAGTGCGTCGGCCTCGTGCAGAAGGTCGCCGACGGGGCGACGGTGCCCGCTGCCGCTGCGGTCGGCATCGGCGGGATCCTGCTGATCCTGGTGCTGCAGCGGTGGCTGCCGAAGGTCCCCGCGGTGCTGGTGATGGTGGTCCTGGCGATCGCGGCGGCAGCACTGTTCGAGCTCGGCAACCATGGCGTCGACCTGGTCGGCGAACTGCCCGACGGCTTTCCGCCGTTCACCGTCCCCGACGTCCGGGTGTCCGACCTCGCGCCGCTGTTCGCGGGTGCGCTGGGCATCGCGCTGGTGTCCCTGGCCGACACGATCTCGAACGCGTCGGCGTTCGCGGCCCGTAGCGGTCAGGAGGTCCGCGGCAACCAGGAAATGGCCGCGATCGGTGCGGCGAACCTGGCCGCCGGCCTCTTCCAGGGCTTCCCGGTCAGCACGAGCGGATCCCGCACGGCGGTGGCGGAGCGGGCGGGCGCCAGGAGCCAGCTCACCGGAGTCGTCGGGGCCGCGCTCATCGTCCTCATGCTCGTCCTCGCGCCGGGCATGTTCCGCGATCTTCCCCAGCCCGCCCTGGCCGCCGTGGTCATCACCGCCTCGCTGTCCCTGGCCGACGTGCGAGGAACGGTACGGCTCTGGCAGCAACGCAGGACGGAGTGCCTGCTGGCGGTCGCCGCGTTCCTCGGGGTGGCCCTGCTCGGTGTCCTGGAGGGGATCGCCATCGCCGTGGCCCTGTCCGTCCTCAACGTCTTCCGGCGCGCCTGGTGGCCGTACAACACCGTGCTGGGACGGGTGGAGGGCCTGGAGGGTTACCACGACATCCGCTCCTACCCGCACGCCGAACAGCTGCCGGGCCTGGTGATCCTCCGGTTCGACGCCCCGCTCTTCTTCGCCAACGCCAGGGCCTTCCGTGACGAGGTCAGACGACTGGCACACACGGATCCGGGGCCGCGCTGGATCGTCATCGCGGCGGAGCCGATGACCGACGTGGACACCACCGCCGCTGACGTCCTGGAGGGTCTCGACAGGGAACTCAACGCCGAACACGTCCACCTCGTGTTCGCCGAACTCAAGGACCCCGTACGCCACAAGATCGAACGCTACGAACTCACCCGCACCATCGACCCGCGCCATTTCTTCCCCACCGTGGAGGCCGCCGTCGCCGCCTTCCGACGGACCACGGACGCGGACGGGACCGCGAATCCCCCGGGCGCCGAGGAGCAGTGA
- a CDS encoding SHOCT domain-containing protein: MNAQTYLAYDYPLMSVFWSMLWFFLWIMWFVLLFRIIGDIFRDDDMSGWGKAGWLVFTIFLPFLGVFVYMIARGKNMGRREIAQAREQQKAFDSYIRKTASGTDRPSSVDELARLSEIRARGDITDEEFSKAKQMVLAGHGPAEGPGTDTASGSSGSSSSAR; this comes from the coding sequence ATGAACGCGCAGACGTACCTGGCGTACGACTATCCCCTGATGAGCGTCTTCTGGAGCATGCTCTGGTTCTTCCTCTGGATCATGTGGTTCGTCCTGCTCTTCCGCATCATCGGCGACATCTTCCGCGACGACGACATGAGCGGCTGGGGGAAGGCCGGCTGGCTGGTGTTCACCATCTTCCTGCCCTTCCTCGGCGTCTTCGTCTACATGATCGCCCGTGGCAAGAATATGGGCCGCCGGGAGATCGCGCAGGCCCGTGAGCAGCAGAAGGCCTTCGACAGCTACATCAGGAAGACCGCGAGCGGTACGGACCGGCCCAGCAGCGTCGACGAGCTGGCCAGGCTGTCCGAGATCCGCGCCCGCGGCGACATCACGGACGAGGAGTTCAGCAAGGCGAAGCAAATGGTGCTCGCCGGGCACGGTCCGGCCGAAGGCCCTGGTACCGACACCGCCTCCGGCTCCTCGGGCTCCTCCAGCTCCGCACGCTGA
- a CDS encoding LuxR C-terminal-related transcriptional regulator: MHEDAAGPAGPGEPRGPGGPGVDPLGDSFLRTRIALPTRPAVYLRRQRLDRHLDEALRTRLTLINGAAGAGKTLLAADWAAGLPQPVAWLTAEDEDRQPGVFWAYVLEALRACGAPVSGAVGVPTEAARVDRKLLAALAADLDAREQPVTVVIDEFDRVTTPEVAEQLEFVLHHAGQGMRLVLVTRTEPLLPLHRYRAAGELTELRGAELAFTPEEAVSLLELHGLCLPVDAARGLVDRTRGWAAGLCLCALAARESTAPELYLKEFEADRSAVADFLLAEVLKRQPEETQDLLLRVSVLQRFSPALANALTGRTDAEPLLVELHRANAFVEDLGHSWYRLHPLFGEILRAHLRVRLPGLEPELHRRAALWLRRSGSLPETLAHGAASGDWGFTAGALVDDLAIGQLFTGLRSGDLDQLFSGMDPEATGPGPELVRAARDLSRCDVERALSHLRRAEEHLGADPHAGAAAQLSCAVLEALAARLTGSPEQAEEAAQAAARLRREVPEHLLDRHPELHALLMTHLGSTRLWAGRFEDARAVLTTVAGTHGGPSTVLPREASLGHLALIDYLNGWIDRAERKALAGASEAERFRVAEPGVSGAGTGIGLLVLAAVAVDRDELSQAQSLLDETAQLPSATHDPVIAAVRAVTAARLLLVQGHARAAVEAADPGVRTVAASPWAAGQEALVASAAHLAEGRHRMAAEVLQDVSGDQPACAVEAARMLLAAGRPEEAVGLLDSIDTAGRIGPAVTVRAALVRAQAALGAGDEATARRLVEQALLGARRERLRRPFLDARPWIRPLLSTAPLQELAADWLTPAPSRPGDPATVDARPAALVAEELSGRERDVLERLARMMSTEEIAADLYVSVNTVKTHLKSVYRKLGVNRRNEAVRRARELGLV, from the coding sequence ATCCACGAGGATGCTGCTGGTCCGGCCGGTCCGGGTGAGCCGCGTGGCCCCGGTGGTCCGGGTGTGGATCCTCTGGGGGACTCGTTTCTTCGCACGCGGATCGCCTTGCCCACGCGCCCCGCCGTCTACCTGCGGCGGCAGCGGCTCGACCGGCACCTCGACGAGGCTCTCCGGACGCGGCTGACCCTGATCAACGGAGCGGCGGGCGCGGGCAAGACCCTGCTGGCCGCCGACTGGGCCGCCGGCCTGCCACAGCCGGTCGCCTGGCTCACCGCCGAGGACGAGGACCGGCAGCCCGGCGTGTTCTGGGCGTACGTGCTGGAGGCTCTGCGCGCGTGCGGTGCGCCGGTGTCCGGCGCGGTCGGGGTCCCGACGGAGGCGGCCCGGGTGGACCGCAAGCTGCTGGCCGCGCTCGCCGCCGATCTGGACGCACGTGAGCAGCCGGTGACCGTCGTGATCGACGAGTTCGACCGCGTGACCACCCCCGAGGTCGCGGAGCAGCTGGAGTTCGTCCTGCACCATGCCGGGCAGGGCATGCGCCTGGTCCTCGTCACCCGCACCGAACCCCTGCTGCCGTTGCACCGTTACCGGGCGGCCGGCGAGCTGACGGAGCTGCGCGGCGCCGAGCTGGCCTTCACCCCCGAGGAGGCCGTCTCGCTGCTCGAACTGCACGGTCTGTGCCTGCCGGTCGACGCCGCGCGCGGCCTGGTGGACCGCACCCGGGGCTGGGCCGCCGGCCTGTGCCTGTGCGCCCTGGCCGCGCGGGAGAGTACGGCCCCGGAGCTCTATCTGAAGGAGTTCGAGGCGGACCGGAGCGCGGTCGCGGACTTCCTGCTGGCCGAGGTGCTCAAGCGGCAGCCGGAGGAGACACAGGATCTCCTGCTGCGCGTCAGCGTCCTCCAGCGTTTCAGTCCCGCTCTGGCGAACGCGCTGACCGGGCGGACCGACGCCGAGCCCTTGCTCGTCGAGCTGCACCGCGCGAACGCGTTCGTCGAGGACCTCGGGCACTCGTGGTACCGGCTCCACCCGCTGTTCGGGGAGATACTCCGGGCCCACCTGCGGGTCCGCCTGCCCGGGCTGGAGCCCGAGCTCCACCGACGTGCCGCGCTGTGGCTGCGCCGTTCCGGATCCCTGCCGGAGACACTCGCTCACGGCGCCGCCTCGGGCGACTGGGGTTTCACCGCCGGCGCCCTCGTCGACGACCTGGCGATCGGGCAGCTCTTCACCGGCCTGCGATCGGGCGACCTCGACCAGTTGTTCTCCGGGATGGACCCCGAGGCCACCGGCCCCGGGCCGGAGCTCGTCCGGGCGGCCCGCGACCTGTCCCGATGCGACGTCGAGCGCGCTCTGTCCCATCTGCGCCGCGCCGAGGAGCACCTTGGTGCCGACCCGCACGCCGGGGCGGCCGCGCAGCTGAGCTGTGCGGTGCTGGAGGCGCTGGCCGCCCGGCTGACCGGTTCTCCGGAGCAGGCCGAGGAGGCCGCTCAGGCGGCCGCCCGACTCCGGCGGGAGGTTCCGGAGCACCTCCTGGACAGGCATCCCGAACTCCACGCGCTCCTCATGACCCATCTCGGCTCCACCCGCCTGTGGGCCGGGCGCTTCGAGGACGCGCGTGCCGTCCTGACCACCGTGGCGGGCACCCATGGCGGACCGTCCACCGTGCTGCCCCGTGAGGCGTCGCTGGGGCACCTGGCGCTGATCGACTACCTGAACGGCTGGATCGACAGGGCGGAGCGGAAGGCTCTCGCGGGTGCGTCCGAGGCGGAGAGGTTCCGTGTGGCCGAGCCGGGCGTCTCCGGCGCGGGCACGGGCATCGGGTTGCTGGTGCTGGCCGCCGTGGCCGTGGACCGCGACGAGCTGAGCCAGGCGCAGTCCCTGCTCGACGAGACGGCCCAGCTCCCCTCCGCGACGCACGATCCGGTGATCGCCGCGGTCCGGGCCGTCACCGCGGCGCGTCTCCTGTTGGTCCAGGGCCATGCTCGGGCCGCCGTCGAGGCGGCGGACCCAGGCGTCCGCACCGTGGCGGCCTCGCCCTGGGCGGCGGGCCAGGAGGCGCTGGTCGCCTCGGCCGCGCACCTGGCCGAGGGACGGCATCGGATGGCCGCCGAGGTGCTCCAGGACGTCTCCGGCGACCAGCCGGCCTGCGCTGTGGAAGCCGCGCGGATGCTGCTCGCCGCGGGCCGCCCGGAAGAGGCCGTCGGTCTGCTCGACAGCATCGACACGGCGGGCCGGATCGGGCCGGCGGTGACCGTTCGGGCAGCGCTGGTCAGGGCTCAGGCCGCTCTGGGGGCGGGAGACGAGGCCACCGCACGCAGGCTCGTCGAGCAGGCGCTCCTCGGCGCACGGCGCGAGCGGCTTCGCAGGCCCTTCCTCGACGCGCGGCCGTGGATCCGGCCGCTGCTGTCCACCGCGCCGCTCCAGGAGCTGGCCGCGGACTGGCTGACGCCCGCTCCGTCCCGTCCTGGCGACCCGGCCACGGTCGACGCGCGGCCCGCCGCGCTCGTCGCGGAGGAGCTGAGCGGACGCGAGCGGGACGTGCTGGAGCGGCTGGCCCGGATGATGTCGACCGAGGAGATCGCCGCCGACCTCTACGTGTCGGTGAACACGGTGAAGACCCACCTCAAGAGCGTCTACCGGAAGCTGGGGGTGAACCGGCGCAACGAAGCGGTGCGCCGCGCGCGCGAACTCGGACTGGTGTGA
- a CDS encoding HdeD family acid-resistance protein, which translates to MTMPRGPAPQTGPEPPAGGAAPRPADDPADALARLGRSWTWILGSAVVTLVPGILILVWPAETLHVLAVLIGLYLLVMGVFRFVAVFAREGHGERLSGLLLAVLFLLAGVLCLRNPLQTITALSLIVGIVWLVSGVLTLYTAIAAKDLPYRGVLLGVAVLGIVAGIVVLALPAESAQALTRLLGLWLVLLGLAEAAVAFAWRSALRKAGVTGSPDQAPAD; encoded by the coding sequence ATGACCATGCCGCGTGGTCCGGCGCCGCAGACCGGACCGGAACCCCCCGCCGGCGGGGCGGCCCCCCGGCCGGCCGACGATCCCGCCGACGCACTGGCGCGACTGGGCCGCTCATGGACCTGGATCCTGGGCTCGGCGGTCGTCACACTCGTGCCCGGCATCCTGATCCTGGTCTGGCCGGCGGAGACACTGCACGTCCTGGCGGTCCTCATCGGCCTGTACCTGCTGGTCATGGGGGTGTTCCGGTTCGTGGCCGTCTTCGCGCGGGAGGGGCACGGCGAGCGGCTGTCGGGGCTGCTCCTGGCCGTGCTGTTCCTCCTGGCCGGGGTGCTGTGCCTGCGGAACCCGCTGCAGACCATCACCGCGCTCTCCCTGATCGTCGGCATCGTCTGGCTCGTGTCCGGCGTCCTCACCCTCTACACCGCCATCGCCGCCAAGGACCTGCCGTACCGCGGTGTGCTCCTGGGCGTCGCGGTGCTCGGCATCGTCGCGGGGATCGTCGTACTGGCCCTGCCCGCCGAGTCGGCACAGGCCCTGACCCGGCTGCTCGGCCTGTGGCTCGTCCTGCTCGGTCTGGCCGAGGCGGCGGTCGCGTTCGCCTGGCGGTCCGCGCTCCGGAAAGCGGGCGTCACGGGCTCGCCCGACCAGGCTCCGGCGGACTGA
- a CDS encoding APC family permease, which produces MSKLTDVPKRILIGRALRSDRLGETLLPKRIALPVFASDPLSSVAYAPGEVLLVLSIAGVSAYHFSPWIAVAVVVLMFTVVASYRQNVHAYPSGGGDYEVATTNLGPKAGLTVASALLVDYVLTVAVSIASGIENLGSAIPFVVEHKVLCAVLVIVLLTLMNLRGVKESGKLFAIPTYVFVAGVFIMIAWGAFRGLVLGDTMEAPTADFHIKAEHQGLAGFALVFLLLRAFSSGCAALTGVEAISNGVPAFRKPKSKNAATTLAAMGLLAVTMFCGIIALAMSTNVRMAENPATDLIHNGVAVGESYVQNPVISQVAEAVFGKGSFLFIILAAATALVLFLAANTAYNGFPLLGSILAQDRYLPRQLHTRGDRLAFSNGIVLLAGAAALLVVIYGADSTRLIQLYIVGVFVSFTLSQTGMVRHWNRHLRTEKDQAKRRHMVRSRAINTFGAFFTGLVLVVVLVTKFTHGAWVALLGMCIFYATMTAIRKHYDRVAEEIQAPETPTDDSVRPSRVHSIVLVSKIHRPTLRALAYAKLMRSDTLEALSVNVDPAETKALREEWERRGIDVPLKVLDSPYREITRPIIEYVKGLRRESPRDAVSVIIPEYVVGHWYEHLLHNQSALRLKGRLLFTPGIMVTSVPYQLESSEAAKKRARRRQDWNAPGAVRRGPVEKRPKEPSNKG; this is translated from the coding sequence GTGTCCAAACTGACCGACGTGCCCAAACGGATCTTGATCGGGCGCGCTCTGCGCAGCGACCGGCTCGGAGAAACGCTCCTGCCGAAGCGCATCGCCCTCCCCGTTTTCGCCTCCGACCCGCTGTCCTCCGTGGCCTACGCGCCGGGAGAGGTGCTGCTGGTCCTCTCCATCGCGGGCGTGTCGGCGTACCACTTCAGCCCCTGGATCGCCGTCGCGGTCGTGGTGCTGATGTTCACCGTGGTCGCCTCCTACCGTCAGAACGTCCACGCGTACCCGAGCGGCGGCGGCGACTACGAGGTCGCGACCACGAACCTCGGCCCCAAGGCCGGCCTCACCGTGGCGAGCGCCCTCCTCGTCGACTACGTCCTGACCGTCGCCGTGTCGATCGCCTCCGGCATCGAGAACCTCGGCTCGGCGATCCCGTTCGTCGTCGAGCACAAGGTCCTGTGCGCGGTCCTGGTCATCGTCCTGCTCACGCTGATGAACCTGCGCGGCGTGAAGGAGTCCGGGAAGCTCTTCGCCATCCCGACCTACGTCTTCGTGGCCGGTGTCTTCATCATGATCGCGTGGGGCGCGTTCCGCGGGCTCGTCCTCGGCGACACCATGGAGGCGCCCACCGCCGACTTCCACATCAAGGCCGAACACCAGGGCCTCGCGGGCTTCGCCCTCGTCTTCCTGCTGCTGCGCGCGTTCTCCTCGGGCTGTGCCGCGCTCACCGGTGTCGAGGCGATCAGCAACGGCGTACCGGCGTTCCGCAAGCCGAAGTCGAAGAACGCGGCGACCACGCTCGCGGCGATGGGCCTGCTGGCCGTCACCATGTTCTGCGGCATCATCGCCCTGGCCATGTCGACCAACGTCCGCATGGCCGAGAACCCGGCGACCGACCTGATCCACAACGGCGTCGCGGTCGGCGAGAGCTACGTCCAGAACCCGGTGATCTCCCAGGTCGCCGAGGCCGTCTTCGGCAAGGGCAGCTTCCTCTTCATCATCCTGGCCGCGGCCACCGCGCTGGTCCTCTTCCTCGCGGCCAACACCGCGTACAACGGCTTCCCGCTCCTCGGCTCGATCCTCGCCCAGGACCGCTACCTGCCGCGCCAGCTGCACACCCGCGGCGACCGCCTCGCGTTCTCGAACGGCATCGTGCTCCTCGCCGGCGCCGCGGCGCTCCTCGTCGTCATCTACGGCGCCGACTCGACGCGCCTGATCCAGCTGTACATCGTCGGCGTGTTCGTCTCGTTCACGCTGAGCCAGACCGGCATGGTCCGGCACTGGAACCGCCATCTGCGCACCGAGAAGGACCAGGCCAAGCGCCGCCACATGGTCCGCTCGCGCGCCATCAACACCTTCGGCGCGTTCTTCACCGGCCTCGTGCTCGTCGTGGTCCTCGTCACGAAGTTCACCCACGGCGCCTGGGTCGCCCTCCTCGGCATGTGCATCTTCTACGCGACGATGACGGCGATCCGTAAGCACTACGACCGCGTGGCCGAGGAGATCCAGGCCCCCGAGACGCCGACCGACGACAGCGTCCGGCCGTCCCGCGTCCACTCGATCGTCCTCGTCTCCAAGATCCACCGCCCGACGCTGCGCGCCCTCGCCTACGCCAAGCTCATGCGCAGCGACACCCTCGAGGCGCTCAGCGTGAACGTCGACCCGGCCGAGACGAAGGCCCTGCGCGAGGAGTGGGAGCGGCGCGGCATCGACGTACCGCTCAAGGTCCTCGACTCGCCCTACCGCGAGATCACCCGGCCGATCATCGAGTACGTCAAGGGCCTGCGACGCGAGTCGCCCCGCGACGCGGTCAGCGTGATCATCCCCGAGTACGTGGTCGGCCACTGGTACGAGCACCTGCTCCACAACCAGTCCGCCCTGCGCCTCAAGGGCCGCCTCCTGTTCACCCCCGGCATCATGGTCACCTCGGTGCCCTACCAGCTGGAGTCCTCCGAGGCCGCCAAGAAGCGGGCCCGCAGGCGCCAGGACTGGAACGCGCCGGGTGCCGTGCGCCGCGGCCCCGTCGAGAAGCGCCCGAAGGAGCCCTCGAACAAGGGCTGA
- a CDS encoding class I SAM-dependent RNA methyltransferase, whose product MQAEPKKSLVGEEYEVEIGPVAHGGHCIARTDEGQVLFVRHALPGEKVVARVTDGEEGARFLRADAVTVIEASKDRVEAPCPYAGPGRCGGCDWQHAKPGAQRRLKGEVIAEQLQRLAGLTPEEAGWDGTVMPAEGDKLPSGEVPQWRTRVQYAVDPDTGKAGLRRHRSHEVEPVEHCMIAAPGVSELGIEKRDWTGMESIEAIAATGSQDRQVILTPRPGARLPLVELDKPVSVLRVDEKDGGIHRVHGRGFVRERADGRTHRVGSGGFWQVHPQAADTLVKAVMQGLLPRKGEMALDLYCGVGLFAGAIADRIGDQGAVLGIESGKRAVEDARHNLAAFDRVRIEQGKVESVLPRTGITEVDLIVLDPPRAGAGKKTVEHLASLGARRIAYVACDPAALARDLAYFRDGGYKVRMLRAFDLFPMTHHVECVAILEPVKKDA is encoded by the coding sequence ATGCAGGCAGAACCGAAGAAGTCGCTGGTCGGGGAGGAGTACGAGGTCGAGATCGGCCCCGTCGCCCACGGTGGCCACTGCATCGCCCGCACGGACGAGGGCCAGGTCCTGTTCGTCCGGCACGCGCTGCCCGGCGAGAAGGTCGTGGCCCGCGTCACGGACGGCGAGGAAGGCGCCCGCTTCCTGCGTGCCGACGCGGTCACCGTCATCGAGGCGTCCAAGGACCGCGTCGAGGCGCCCTGCCCGTACGCCGGCCCCGGCCGCTGCGGCGGCTGCGACTGGCAGCACGCCAAGCCGGGCGCGCAGCGCCGCCTCAAGGGCGAGGTCATCGCCGAGCAGCTCCAGCGCCTCGCGGGCCTCACGCCCGAGGAGGCCGGCTGGGACGGCACGGTCATGCCGGCCGAGGGCGACAAGCTCCCGTCGGGCGAGGTCCCGCAGTGGCGCACGCGCGTGCAGTACGCGGTCGACCCCGACACCGGGAAGGCCGGCCTGCGCCGCCACCGCTCGCACGAGGTCGAGCCGGTCGAGCACTGCATGATCGCGGCGCCGGGCGTCTCCGAGCTCGGCATCGAGAAGCGCGACTGGACGGGCATGGAGTCCATCGAGGCGATCGCGGCGACCGGCTCCCAGGACCGCCAGGTCATCCTGACCCCGCGCCCCGGCGCGCGCCTGCCCCTGGTCGAACTCGACAAGCCGGTCTCCGTGCTGCGCGTCGACGAGAAGGACGGCGGCATCCACCGGGTCCACGGCCGCGGGTTCGTCCGCGAGCGCGCCGACGGCCGCACGCACCGCGTCGGCAGCGGCGGCTTCTGGCAGGTGCATCCGCAGGCGGCGGACACGCTGGTCAAGGCCGTCATGCAGGGCCTGCTGCCCCGCAAGGGCGAGATGGCACTCGACCTGTACTGCGGCGTCGGCCTCTTCGCCGGCGCGATCGCGGACCGCATCGGCGACCAGGGCGCGGTGCTCGGCATCGAGTCCGGCAAGCGCGCGGTCGAGGACGCCCGCCACAACCTGGCCGCGTTCGACCGCGTCCGCATCGAACAGGGCAAGGTCGAATCGGTCCTCCCGCGCACGGGCATCACCGAGGTCGACCTGATCGTCCTGGACCCGCCGCGCGCGGGCGCGGGCAAGAAGACGGTGGAGCACCTGGCGTCGCTCGGCGCCCGCCGCATCGCCTACGTGGCCTGCGACCCGGCCGCCCTGGCCCGCGACCTGGCGTACTTCCGTGACGGCGGCTACAAGGTCCGCATGCTGCGCGCGTTCGACCTGTTCCCGATGACGCATCACGTGGAGTGCGTGGCGATTCTGGAGCCGGTGAAGAAGGACGCCTGA